One window of the Hyperolius riggenbachi isolate aHypRig1 chromosome 5, aHypRig1.pri, whole genome shotgun sequence genome contains the following:
- the DEK gene encoding protein DEK, whose product MSDASDPLNKEEEEEALEQTTEEKDVDDAANGSEDGENEDDEDEEDDDDKKEKSLIVEGKREKKKVERLSLEMSVVRKEPVVTEGKGQKLYDIERVAFFLKKQKCDQLRLLHRLLFNRLGTVNLVKKNIGQFNGFAFEVGSDQYKKKEEMLKKFKKSDLKNICAVLDLEKSGVNQELISRIMTFLMEPKSTGKALPKSKSKPSKGSKKERSSSGSARKSKSRKSNVILTDESSSEDEKKDKAESSEEEKESEEEEEEEPPKKVAKKEKAKPKSTPKNKKASKSANVKKADSSTTNKKNQSASKKEKVVESESESDDSSDDEPLIKKMKKPPTDEEIRETVQKLLAEANLEEVTMKQICKKVNESYPNHDLSSRKKYIKATVKELIS is encoded by the exons atgtctgatgCATCAGATCCTCTGaataaagaggaggaggaagaggctcttgAACAAACCACAGAGGAGAAAGATGTAGACGATGCTGCAAATGGTAGTGAAGATGGGGAAAATGAGGACGACGAAGATGAGGAAGATGATGATGACAAAAAGG aaAAGAGCCTTATTGTTGAGGGGAAAAGGGAGAAGAAGAAGGTGGAGAGACTGAGCTTGGAAATGTCTGTTGTAAGGAAGGAGCCAGTTGTAACTGAAG GAAAGGGTCAAAAGTTGTATGATATAGAGCGCGTTGCTTTCTTCTTGAAGAAACAGAAATGTGATCAGTTGAGACTTCTTCATCGTCTGCTTTTTAATCGTCTTGGCACA GTCAACCTAGTAAAGAAGAATATTGGTCAGTTCAATGGATTTGCATTTGAAGTTGGAAGTGATCAGTACAAGAAGAAGGAAGAAATGCTTAAAAA GTTTAAAAAGAGTGATCTAAAAAATATCTGTGCTGTCCTTGATCTGGAAAAGTCTGGTGTAAACCAAGAACTAATTTCTAGGATTATGACTTTTCTTATGGAGCCAAAGTCTACAGGAAAG gcACTTCCAAAATCAAAATCAAAACCTTCAAAGGGCAGTAAAAAAGAACGCAGCAGTTCTGGATCTGCACGAAAATCAAAGAGCCGTAAATCCAATGTGATTCTAACAGATGAGTCTAGTAGTGAAGATGAGAAAAAGGATAAAGCTGAATCTTcagaagaggaaaaggaaagtgaggaggaagaagaggaagag cctcCAAAGAAAGTAGCCAAGAAAGAAAAGGCCAAACCAAAATCGACACCCAAGAATAAGAAAGCCTCTAAATCTGCTAATGTTAAGAAAGCAGACAGTAGTACTACAAACAAGAAGAACCAAAGTGCTTCcaaaaaag AGAAAGTTGTAGAGTCCGAGAGTGAGTCAGACGACAGTTCAGATGATGAACCCTTGATCAAAAAGATGAAAAAGCCACCTACTGATGAAGAAATCCGAGAAACTGTGCAAAAGCTTTTAGCTGAAGCAAATCTTGAAGAGGTCACaatgaaacaaatctgcaaaAAG GTTAATGAAAGTTATCCCAATCATGACTTGTCTTCaaggaaaaaatacataaaagctACGGTTAAAGAG